From the genome of Nitrosopumilus sp., one region includes:
- a CDS encoding signal peptidase I — protein sequence MAKNVIPKGVIKDIVIVGVGVLVIWLGLQAAFGTQNPFYVVASGSMIPVLEVYDVLVVQGHEPFEDIEIGDIIVFNRPSDHNRVIVHRVVSIIEDSPKTIRTQGDANPGSIPGTDFPITEEEYIGKVAHILPQVGYITQLLKPPVNYVIIAIVIGIMIVKQFTKKKDKKGLEFTNPPDSENPETVEELEDMDKIAKDSEYSKHVEESKDVKDEESKDSEESTEDKKTDEKND from the coding sequence TTGGCAAAAAATGTAATTCCCAAAGGAGTAATCAAAGACATCGTAATTGTTGGTGTCGGAGTTCTGGTAATTTGGCTAGGCCTACAAGCAGCATTTGGGACACAGAATCCATTTTATGTTGTGGCAAGCGGAAGTATGATTCCAGTTTTAGAAGTGTATGATGTCTTGGTTGTTCAAGGTCATGAACCTTTTGAAGATATAGAGATAGGAGACATCATCGTATTTAATCGACCGTCAGATCACAATCGGGTAATTGTGCATAGAGTTGTGTCAATCATAGAGGACAGTCCCAAAACAATCAGGACTCAAGGGGATGCAAATCCAGGATCAATTCCAGGAACGGACTTTCCAATTACAGAAGAAGAATATATCGGAAAAGTGGCACACATACTTCCACAGGTCGGATATATCACGCAGTTACTAAAACCTCCAGTAAATTATGTCATAATCGCCATTGTTATTGGAATAATGATAGTGAAGCAATTTACAAAAAAGAAAGATAAAAAAGGACTAGAATTTACAAATCCACCTGATTCAGAGAATCCTGAAACGGTTGAAGAATTAGAAGACATGGATAAGATTGCTAAAGATTCAGAATATTCAAAACATGTAGAAGAATCTAAAGATGTAAAAGATGAAGAATCTAAAGATTCAGAAGAATCTACCGAAGATAAAAAAACAGATGAGAAAAACGACTAG
- a CDS encoding zinc-ribbon domain-containing protein, giving the protein MSTESRLKKLRGSGGYIMASVTDEQQIKGNLGGPDLFLAPIGRLDSKIITKHFCNTCEKEFEGSPKIEFENPNEEVAENLILAEKGQYICNSCNASIAEYREFKKQDEQEEVGSAKPLDSQMQTAPQEATASAPQEATASAPQEATASAPQEATASAPQEATASAPQEATTQPGPVTSITSIEGKAVYDENANKIGTAKQVGIDSTQSMVIVIIKKDGTEGSISWNSIKKIGDVILLGNPEEDAQPGKCSNCGFSNKDGSKFCEECGNKI; this is encoded by the coding sequence ATGAGTACAGAGTCTAGACTTAAAAAATTAAGAGGATCTGGAGGCTACATTATGGCAAGCGTTACAGATGAGCAACAGATTAAAGGAAATCTTGGCGGACCTGATCTGTTTTTGGCACCCATCGGAAGACTAGATTCTAAAATAATTACTAAACATTTTTGCAACACATGTGAAAAAGAGTTTGAAGGTTCCCCAAAAATAGAATTTGAGAATCCAAATGAGGAAGTTGCAGAAAATCTAATACTTGCAGAAAAAGGTCAATACATTTGTAATTCATGCAATGCTTCAATTGCAGAATATAGAGAGTTCAAAAAACAAGACGAGCAAGAAGAGGTCGGAAGTGCCAAACCATTAGACTCTCAAATGCAGACGGCACCTCAAGAGGCGACAGCAAGTGCACCTCAAGAGGCGACAGCAAGTGCACCTCAAGAGGCGACAGCAAGTGCACCTCAAGAGGCGACAGCAAGTGCACCTCAAGAGGCGACAGCAAGTGCACCTCAAGAGGCGACCACGCAACCAGGCCCAGTAACTTCAATTACATCAATCGAAGGTAAAGCCGTTTACGATGAAAATGCAAATAAAATTGGAACCGCAAAACAAGTAGGCATTGACTCTACACAGTCCATGGTCATTGTAATTATCAAAAAAGATGGAACCGAAGGCAGCATATCTTGGAACAGTATCAAGAAAATCGGTGATGTAATTTTGTTAGGAAATCCTGAAGAAGATGCTCAGCCAGGAAAATGTTCGAACTGCGGATTTTCAAATAAGGACGGTTCCAAATTCTGTGAAGAATGTGGAAACAAGATCTGA
- the trxA gene encoding thioredoxin — protein sequence MTVTQISDAKSWEVDVINSDIPVFVDFWAEWCGPCRMVGPVVEELAADYDGKVKFVKVNVDEANELASKYNVFSIPTLILLNKGEIVSQQVGAASKESYQGMIDRALE from the coding sequence ATGACCGTTACGCAAATTTCAGATGCAAAATCATGGGAAGTCGATGTGATAAATTCTGACATCCCTGTATTTGTAGATTTTTGGGCCGAGTGGTGTGGTCCCTGTAGAATGGTGGGTCCAGTAGTTGAAGAACTAGCAGCTGACTATGATGGTAAAGTAAAATTTGTCAAAGTCAATGTTGATGAGGCCAATGAGTTGGCATCCAAATACAATGTATTTAGCATTCCAACCTTAATCCTCCTAAACAAAGGTGAGATAGTTAGTCAGCAAGTGGGTGCAGCCTCTAAAGAATCGTATCAAGGTATGATTGATAGAGCACTCGAATAA
- a CDS encoding zinc-ribbon domain-containing protein, with protein sequence MSFGEVDTLGMLFDKLQSLFDESQGYYESFLDTNNMYKKGQLSDKEFFQKLGDYTVAYSALEFLAIKVIFELKKSVGSGNSGNTQSPGLMPGMGQPGMMAGGMGQPPRSGTADNPVGGSGPPGIVSAQESFGDVGTLPSPDPALMPRQIAPPQQQPAGNGCSSCGASLKVNAKFCTKCGTRA encoded by the coding sequence ATGTCTTTTGGTGAAGTTGATACACTGGGCATGCTCTTTGACAAACTGCAAAGTTTGTTTGATGAATCTCAGGGATACTATGAATCATTTCTGGATACTAACAACATGTACAAAAAAGGCCAGCTTAGTGATAAGGAATTCTTTCAAAAATTAGGTGATTACACTGTTGCATATTCTGCATTAGAATTTCTGGCTATCAAGGTAATCTTTGAATTAAAAAAATCTGTGGGGAGTGGCAATTCTGGAAATACTCAATCTCCTGGTTTGATGCCTGGTATGGGTCAACCTGGAATGATGGCGGGAGGAATGGGTCAACCCCCAAGATCTGGAACTGCAGACAATCCTGTGGGAGGAAGTGGACCTCCTGGCATTGTATCTGCACAAGAATCATTTGGTGACGTTGGAACTCTGCCCTCGCCTGATCCTGCCTTGATGCCTAGACAAATTGCACCGCCACAACAACAACCTGCTGGAAATGGATGTTCTTCTTGTGGTGCATCTCTTAAAGTAAATGCAAAGTTTTGCACAAAGTGTGGAACTAGGGCATAA
- a CDS encoding DUF72 domain-containing protein codes for MNIKIGCTGWSYQGWSGTFYPKNLKMSDWLKYYSHLFDITEINSTFYRIPAQEIVRRWNADTPRHFRFTAKFPSVITHEKRLKNVNSDVFSFLASLSPIYEKITALVIQLPPSLSFEEAKPRLEDLFDLLPDDFVYPIEGRHGSWFSDDAISYLKQKKHCLVWNEVEGVSNPMPITSDYLYVRLIGDRSIRDSEFGKVTKNKESQIEDWTKRFQKIKDVPLAMVMTNNHFEGFGPATANSLRMNLGMRELVWDEKKQKTLGLF; via the coding sequence ATGAACATCAAGATTGGCTGTACAGGTTGGAGTTATCAAGGATGGTCCGGAACCTTCTATCCAAAAAACCTGAAGATGTCGGATTGGCTGAAATACTATTCTCATCTCTTTGACATCACTGAGATAAACTCCACATTTTATAGAATTCCGGCACAGGAGATTGTAAGGAGATGGAATGCTGATACTCCGAGACACTTCAGATTTACGGCAAAGTTTCCATCTGTGATTACGCATGAAAAGAGATTGAAAAATGTGAACTCTGATGTCTTTTCATTTCTGGCATCGCTTTCTCCAATTTATGAAAAGATCACTGCCCTGGTTATACAGCTTCCTCCGTCACTGTCTTTTGAGGAAGCAAAGCCAAGACTGGAAGATCTATTTGACCTGCTACCTGACGACTTTGTGTATCCGATAGAGGGAAGACACGGATCATGGTTCTCGGATGATGCAATCTCATATCTCAAGCAAAAAAAACACTGCCTAGTGTGGAATGAGGTTGAAGGGGTAAGTAACCCGATGCCGATTACTTCTGATTATCTTTATGTAAGATTAATCGGAGATCGTTCCATTAGAGATTCGGAGTTTGGCAAAGTCACAAAAAACAAGGAGAGCCAAATTGAGGATTGGACAAAAAGGTTCCAAAAAATCAAGGACGTTCCGCTTGCAATGGTAATGACCAACAATCATTTCGAAGGGTTTGGTCCTGCAACTGCAAATTCCTTGAGAATGAATCTCGGAATGCGGGAATTGGTCTGGGATGAAAAGAAACAAAAGACTTTGGGACTCTTTTAG
- a CDS encoding DedA family protein: MEPLDSFLILIADFLGDHLYEGIFLAALLETIIPPIPTLAVFPTAGFLAYQQGIPLLGVVPMIILGAIGATIGTSALYLVALKLGRVVLLRYLKYVKISEKKLERVEIWFEKYGDKAVFLGRMVPVMREMISVPAGLLKMRIPKFVTYTFAGSCIWSAATILSGYYFGEALGLGTNAMTSLP, from the coding sequence ATGGAGCCCCTTGATTCTTTTCTTATACTGATTGCTGATTTTCTAGGGGACCATCTCTATGAAGGGATATTCTTGGCAGCTTTACTTGAGACCATAATTCCGCCCATTCCCACCCTGGCCGTATTTCCAACCGCAGGATTCCTGGCGTATCAGCAAGGAATTCCTTTGCTCGGGGTAGTTCCCATGATCATACTTGGCGCCATAGGTGCAACCATTGGAACTTCTGCACTCTATCTTGTCGCATTAAAGCTTGGACGGGTGGTCTTACTTCGCTATCTAAAGTATGTCAAAATTTCAGAAAAAAAACTGGAGCGGGTAGAGATCTGGTTTGAGAAATATGGGGACAAGGCGGTATTTCTGGGAAGAATGGTGCCCGTAATGCGGGAAATGATTTCTGTTCCTGCAGGATTGCTCAAGATGAGAATTCCAAAATTTGTAACGTATACGTTTGCAGGTTCCTGTATTTGGTCTGCTGCAACAATTCTGTCCGGATATTATTTTGGAGAAGCCTTGGGACTTGGAACAAATGCAATGACATCTTTGCCTTAG
- a CDS encoding alcohol dehydrogenase catalytic domain-containing protein, which yields MKAVYFDGEKMTFDKNFPEPNLDEALVRVNLAGICGTDLEIIQGYMKYDGIMGHEFVGTVEKSSNSELVGKRVVGEINAGCCKCNYCEKGMEKHCPNRTVLGILKRNGAFAEFLSLPEKNLHVIPDSVSDKQAVFVEPLAAAFEIGEQVSLQPQWSVAVVGDGRLAQLIIQVLKLKCPNITCFGRHKNKLQSLVNGGTKIKIGIDSPDEQSFDLVVDATGSNSGFTDAMKLIKPRGTVVLKSTIASKDNLDLTPAIINEITLIGSRCGLFKPAIDALATGIVSIDFMTDSTFPLENFSEAIEHAKKPDTLKVFLKP from the coding sequence ATGAAAGCTGTTTACTTTGATGGAGAAAAAATGACTTTTGATAAAAATTTTCCCGAACCAAATTTGGATGAGGCATTAGTCAGGGTAAACCTGGCGGGAATTTGCGGAACCGATTTAGAAATTATCCAAGGCTACATGAAGTATGACGGAATCATGGGCCATGAGTTTGTAGGAACAGTTGAGAAATCTTCCAATTCCGAACTGGTGGGAAAAAGGGTCGTAGGTGAGATCAATGCAGGATGCTGCAAATGCAATTACTGTGAAAAGGGAATGGAAAAACACTGCCCCAACAGAACCGTACTTGGAATTTTAAAACGTAACGGGGCTTTCGCCGAATTCCTTTCATTGCCTGAAAAAAATCTGCACGTAATTCCTGATTCAGTTTCTGACAAGCAGGCAGTGTTCGTAGAGCCCTTGGCTGCCGCATTTGAGATAGGAGAGCAGGTATCACTGCAACCACAGTGGAGCGTTGCAGTTGTAGGTGACGGAAGACTGGCTCAGCTAATCATCCAGGTCTTAAAGTTGAAATGCCCCAACATTACGTGTTTTGGAAGACACAAAAACAAATTGCAGAGTCTGGTTAACGGCGGAACAAAAATTAAGATCGGCATAGATTCACCTGACGAGCAATCCTTTGATCTCGTAGTGGATGCCACAGGAAGCAATTCTGGCTTTACTGACGCGATGAAACTAATAAAGCCTCGCGGAACGGTAGTCTTGAAATCTACCATAGCATCAAAAGATAACCTTGACTTGACACCGGCAATAATAAATGAAATAACCTTGATCGGATCCAGATGCGGCCTGTTCAAACCCGCAATAGACGCACTTGCCACCGGAATCGTTTCAATAGACTTTATGACGGATTCTACTTTTCCATTGGAGAATTTTTCAGAGGCGATAGAGCATGCAAAAAAACCCGATACACTGAAGGTCTTTCTCAAGCCCTGA
- a CDS encoding archease — translation MSYKFLDHATDAIIEVTAKDLKEAFATAARAEINLTLDQDKVEEKEERIFSAHGKDLHYLLFSWLEEIPFVLITEGFAIKRLEFDIKESNGYKINAKAFGETLDVKKHNFKVEIKAPTFYDMEIKRDNGVYMRFLLDL, via the coding sequence TTGAGTTACAAGTTTTTAGATCATGCAACTGACGCGATAATTGAGGTCACTGCAAAGGATCTCAAGGAAGCATTTGCAACGGCAGCTAGGGCAGAAATCAACCTTACACTTGATCAAGACAAGGTAGAGGAAAAAGAAGAAAGAATATTTTCAGCACATGGAAAAGACCTGCACTACCTTCTGTTTAGCTGGCTGGAGGAGATACCGTTTGTACTAATTACTGAAGGATTTGCGATAAAGAGACTGGAGTTTGACATTAAAGAAAGTAATGGCTACAAGATCAATGCAAAGGCATTTGGCGAGACGTTGGATGTCAAAAAACATAATTTCAAAGTGGAAATCAAAGCCCCTACGTTTTATGACATGGAAATAAAACGGGACAACGGAGTTTACATGAGATTCCTGCTTGATCTATAG
- a CDS encoding beta-propeller fold lactonase family protein codes for MFAFSQFSYADLSFSDEFGSLGTDDDEFKKPVDLAISKDGTNLYVVDGDNDRIKIFELTGGDNCPSGTDEVVNDEVCFDDDFGSSGSGDGRFDAPTNLAINLGNGDIYVIDSDNNRIQRFQANGNFDNLEFGSSDDGDDEYLGAPSAIAVHESTDYIYVADSTTDSISVFDDRGNFKFNFDDDGDNDRFKNPAGMVIDNDDDILYVSDTDNNRIRMFELTDDNNCPSGTEEVVNDEVCFVDDFGASGNGEGKFDEPSGLTFDEDNSLLYVADTENNQVQAFQMVSGNTCPSDTDEVIDGVCFVEEFGSSGANDGMFNSPTGLAFDEDNGLLYVADRDNNRVQILSLPTGSSSSSSSDDVPISPKGVSAAAASESSIIVTWNVPDDDDPEVTGYKIESREGSDSYETIVADTKSTVTFYLHTGLDGDETYRYKIYAINSEGTSSASSSASAKPGSTSTPAGLTAIPISKNQVLLSWFAPSETYNQSITGYLIERENIPGVLYEDIGNVNGRTLTYTVSGLETGKTYSFVVSANLALGNTPRSNVASATPERDSEAPSGSSSSVTVPASPRNLSAIGSSSQINLSWTGPSDDGNSKVTGYKIEVKKDSESSYSTLKSITSITSYTDSDVQVGSTYTYRVYAINSVGTGSASQVSATLQDETLQLSPLGAFTIDENKTFSFTARLTDSSINNESFSLGSSPPTGAKINSSTGLFTWTPTNSQGAKSYVFDIVVTKDSLIDRQSITIIVNDVKASEPVKEPVKEPVKEPVKEPVKEPDTNADTDPKELGIASFVDESKDPQSYVDRYNNEATYKEWFDENFAEYDSIYHAVGLEEPEVEEKQFGICGPGTKLIDGVCTIVEVPSEKPWWMFW; via the coding sequence ATGTTTGCATTTTCTCAATTTTCATATGCTGATTTATCATTTTCAGACGAGTTTGGTTCCTTGGGAACAGACGATGACGAATTCAAAAAACCAGTAGATCTTGCAATCAGTAAGGACGGTACAAACCTCTACGTGGTAGACGGCGACAATGATCGGATCAAGATATTTGAGCTTACTGGAGGTGACAATTGTCCAAGCGGTACGGATGAAGTCGTAAACGACGAGGTGTGCTTTGATGATGATTTTGGTTCTTCTGGCTCCGGTGACGGCAGGTTTGACGCTCCAACTAACTTGGCAATAAACCTGGGCAACGGGGACATCTACGTGATTGATTCAGACAACAATCGTATCCAAAGATTCCAGGCAAACGGCAACTTTGACAATCTAGAATTCGGCTCATCTGATGATGGTGATGACGAATATCTGGGAGCACCTAGCGCAATTGCTGTACACGAATCGACTGACTATATCTATGTGGCAGACTCTACGACTGATTCCATTTCCGTGTTTGATGATAGGGGAAATTTCAAGTTTAATTTTGACGATGACGGCGACAATGACAGGTTCAAGAATCCTGCAGGAATGGTGATCGATAACGATGATGACATCTTGTACGTGTCTGATACTGACAACAACAGGATTCGAATGTTTGAGCTTACAGATGACAACAACTGCCCAAGCGGTACAGAGGAAGTCGTAAACGACGAGGTATGCTTTGTTGATGACTTTGGCGCTTCAGGAAACGGTGAGGGCAAGTTTGACGAGCCATCAGGTCTGACATTTGATGAAGACAATAGCTTACTGTACGTAGCTGACACCGAAAATAATCAGGTGCAAGCATTCCAGATGGTTTCTGGCAACACGTGTCCAAGCGACACTGATGAAGTCATTGACGGTGTATGCTTTGTTGAAGAGTTCGGCTCATCAGGTGCAAACGACGGAATGTTCAATTCTCCTACTGGCCTGGCATTTGACGAGGACAACGGATTGTTGTACGTTGCTGACAGAGACAACAACAGGGTGCAGATATTATCATTACCTACAGGCAGCAGCAGCAGCAGCTCATCTGACGATGTTCCAATTTCTCCAAAGGGTGTTTCAGCAGCAGCAGCATCTGAATCTTCGATTATAGTGACCTGGAACGTACCTGATGACGATGATCCTGAAGTCACAGGTTACAAAATAGAATCAAGGGAAGGCAGTGACTCCTATGAAACAATTGTAGCAGATACGAAGAGCACAGTCACATTTTATCTTCATACAGGATTAGACGGAGATGAAACCTACAGATACAAAATATATGCAATTAATTCCGAAGGGACAAGCAGTGCATCATCTTCAGCATCTGCAAAACCTGGCTCCACATCTACACCTGCAGGACTTACGGCAATACCTATCTCGAAGAATCAGGTACTGCTATCCTGGTTTGCCCCATCTGAAACCTACAATCAGTCAATTACAGGATATTTAATCGAGCGTGAAAATATTCCGGGGGTTCTTTATGAGGATATAGGCAACGTCAATGGTCGAACCCTCACATATACCGTAAGTGGATTGGAAACAGGAAAGACCTACAGCTTTGTCGTGTCTGCAAACTTGGCCTTAGGTAACACTCCAAGATCAAATGTGGCATCAGCTACTCCAGAACGAGATTCAGAAGCACCAAGTGGATCATCTAGCTCCGTCACTGTACCTGCATCACCTAGAAATCTAAGTGCTATCGGATCATCGTCACAAATCAATCTTTCTTGGACCGGACCATCAGATGACGGAAATTCAAAAGTCACAGGTTACAAAATTGAGGTAAAGAAAGACTCCGAGTCTTCGTATTCAACATTGAAATCAATTACATCCATCACATCATATACTGATTCTGACGTACAGGTAGGTTCAACTTACACCTATAGAGTATATGCAATTAATTCTGTAGGTACCGGCAGCGCATCTCAAGTTTCTGCAACACTTCAGGATGAAACGTTGCAACTAAGTCCTTTGGGGGCATTTACCATAGATGAGAACAAGACATTTTCGTTTACTGCAAGACTGACTGACAGTTCAATAAATAATGAATCATTTAGTCTGGGAAGCAGTCCGCCAACAGGAGCTAAAATTAATTCAAGTACGGGACTATTCACATGGACTCCAACTAATTCACAAGGGGCAAAATCTTACGTATTTGATATTGTGGTGACAAAAGACTCTTTGATTGACAGACAGTCCATTACAATTATTGTAAATGATGTAAAGGCATCTGAGCCAGTCAAAGAGCCAGTCAAAGAGCCAGTCAAAGAGCCAGTCAAAGAGCCAGTCAAAGAGCCAGATACAAACGCCGACACAGATCCGAAGGAGTTGGGAATAGCATCCTTCGTTGACGAGTCCAAGGATCCTCAGAGCTACGTGGACAGGTACAACAACGAGGCCACCTACAAGGAATGGTTTGACGAGAACTTTGCAGAGTACGACTCCATCTACCACGCAGTGGGCCTTGAAGAGCCTGAGGTAGAGGAAAAACAATTCGGCATCTGTGGTCCTGGAACAAAGTTGATTGATGGAGTGTGCACGATTGTTGAAGTGCCATCTGAAAAGCCATGGTGGATGTTCTGGTAA
- the trxA gene encoding thioredoxin — translation MSEDPEIAKIMQRKMDEMLKPKAEPKVEPGIIDLDDTNFDQIISAENPTLVDFWAEWCGPCKSMHPVFESLSKKYPGVQFARVNVDNNQNISMKFAVQSIPTFIMFKSGQIVDKMMGAVGAPGINMICKKHPS, via the coding sequence TTGTCTGAAGATCCGGAAATTGCAAAAATAATGCAAAGAAAAATGGATGAGATGCTAAAACCAAAAGCTGAGCCCAAGGTTGAGCCGGGAATAATTGATCTGGACGATACAAACTTTGATCAAATCATATCTGCTGAAAATCCTACGCTTGTGGATTTTTGGGCAGAGTGGTGCGGCCCGTGCAAGTCCATGCATCCAGTCTTTGAGAGCCTCTCAAAGAAATATCCTGGAGTACAATTTGCAAGGGTAAACGTAGACAACAATCAGAACATATCAATGAAGTTTGCAGTGCAGTCCATTCCCACGTTCATCATGTTCAAGTCAGGACAGATCGTCGACAAGATGATGGGCGCAGTAGGGGCTCCTGGAATCAATATGATTTGTAAAAAGCATCCAAGCTAG
- the infB gene encoding translation initiation factor IF-2 → MQIRQPIVAVLGHVDSGKTSLLDKIRGTGVQGREAGGITQHIGASFLPTEIIKEMCGPLYKRLEQSENKVPGLLVIDTPGHEVFTNLRSRGGSAADIAILVVDVNRGFQPQTNESLKILQSRKVPFVIALNKCDQMSGWRKSETKFITQAIKEQDASIQTDLDQKIYDVVGTLSILGYKSEAFFRVKDFKSEIAIVPISARSGVGIPELLSVLVGLTQQYLKKRLDQDEKEPRGIVLEVKDEVGLGQTANIILIDGTIKKEHSIVVAKRDGVIVTKPKALLLPKPLDEMRDPRDKFKPVTQVDAAAGLKIASPDLEGVLPGSTLYVASNDEEIEKFTNLIESEMKSVFVDTETNGVILKCDTIGSLEAIIEMLRRSQVPVAKADIGPVTRRDVIEAKAIKEKDRHRGVILAFNVKVLLDAKEESEVSHIRLFEDKIIYSLIDNYNAWVEEDSSNAEDAMFAELTPVSKFSFLKGMVFRNNNPAVFGVRVDVGNLKHKIPFMNMAGRKVGNIHQLQLDKKTVSTAKTGDEVACSVKDVTIGRQIFEEEVYYTFPPSHEAKLLLNKFMYKLSSEEQEVLNDIVRIQREKEPIYGY, encoded by the coding sequence TTGCAAATTCGTCAGCCAATAGTGGCAGTTCTTGGTCATGTAGACTCTGGAAAGACATCTCTTTTAGATAAAATACGCGGTACAGGAGTTCAAGGCAGAGAAGCTGGTGGCATCACACAGCACATAGGAGCGAGCTTTCTCCCTACGGAAATAATTAAGGAGATGTGTGGCCCGTTATACAAGAGACTAGAGCAGTCAGAGAACAAGGTTCCCGGACTTTTGGTAATTGACACGCCGGGACACGAAGTATTTACAAATCTTCGTTCCAGAGGCGGTTCAGCTGCAGACATTGCGATATTGGTAGTTGACGTCAATCGCGGATTCCAACCCCAAACAAATGAAAGTTTGAAAATTTTGCAGAGCAGAAAGGTTCCGTTTGTCATAGCGTTAAACAAGTGTGATCAGATGTCAGGTTGGAGAAAATCTGAAACTAAGTTCATCACGCAGGCGATTAAAGAGCAAGACGCGTCAATTCAAACGGATCTGGATCAAAAAATCTATGACGTTGTAGGTACTCTGTCCATCCTAGGATACAAATCAGAGGCGTTCTTTCGAGTCAAGGATTTCAAATCTGAAATTGCAATAGTTCCAATATCTGCACGATCGGGAGTCGGAATTCCCGAGCTACTCAGCGTATTGGTAGGTCTGACTCAGCAATATCTTAAAAAAAGACTGGATCAGGATGAAAAAGAACCGCGCGGCATCGTATTGGAAGTTAAAGACGAGGTGGGTTTGGGACAGACTGCAAATATTATCTTAATTGATGGAACGATCAAAAAGGAGCACAGCATAGTCGTTGCAAAACGTGATGGCGTAATAGTCACAAAGCCTAAAGCGCTACTTTTGCCAAAGCCACTTGACGAGATGCGTGATCCTCGAGACAAATTCAAACCCGTTACCCAGGTAGATGCAGCTGCCGGACTCAAAATAGCATCGCCTGACTTGGAGGGAGTACTTCCCGGCAGTACGCTTTATGTTGCATCAAATGATGAGGAGATTGAAAAGTTCACCAATCTCATCGAATCTGAAATGAAATCAGTATTTGTCGACACTGAAACTAACGGAGTGATCCTAAAGTGCGACACCATAGGCTCGCTAGAGGCCATAATTGAGATGCTTAGACGCTCTCAGGTGCCTGTTGCCAAGGCAGACATAGGTCCGGTGACAAGACGAGACGTCATTGAAGCAAAGGCAATCAAGGAAAAAGACAGGCATCGGGGCGTCATTTTGGCGTTTAATGTCAAGGTATTGCTGGATGCAAAAGAGGAATCCGAAGTCAGCCACATCAGACTGTTTGAGGACAAGATAATCTACAGCTTGATTGACAACTACAATGCATGGGTGGAAGAGGACTCTTCCAATGCAGAGGATGCGATGTTTGCAGAGCTTACTCCCGTCTCAAAGTTCAGTTTTCTAAAGGGGATGGTCTTCAGGAACAATAACCCGGCAGTATTTGGTGTACGAGTAGACGTTGGAAATCTGAAACACAAGATTCCGTTTATGAACATGGCAGGACGAAAGGTAGGCAATATTCATCAGCTTCAACTTGACAAGAAGACTGTATCGACTGCAAAGACAGGGGATGAAGTTGCATGTTCCGTAAAAGACGTTACAATCGGAAGGCAGATTTTTGAGGAGGAGGTATACTATACCTTTCCGCCATCACACGAGGCAAAGTTACTGCTTAACAAGTTCATGTACAAGCTTAGCTCCGAGGAGCAAGAAGTACTAAATGACATAGTAAGAATTCAGAGAGAGAAAGAACCGATATACGGATACTAG
- a CDS encoding nucleoside-diphosphate kinase, producing MPEQSLFIVKPDAVARNLVGDVISRFERKGFKLLKLKMFTFSQAQAENFYGVHKDKPFFGELTAFITSGPVVAAIIEGNNAIATTRIMIGATKSFEAEPGSIRGDFGLGFSENIIHASDSQESYNHESKVAFE from the coding sequence TTGCCTGAACAGTCATTATTCATAGTAAAACCTGATGCCGTTGCCAGAAATCTGGTCGGCGATGTCATATCAAGATTTGAAAGAAAGGGATTCAAACTTTTGAAACTAAAGATGTTTACATTTTCGCAAGCCCAAGCAGAGAATTTCTATGGCGTACATAAAGACAAGCCTTTCTTTGGCGAGCTGACAGCGTTCATCACATCAGGACCTGTTGTTGCAGCAATAATTGAGGGAAACAACGCCATTGCCACTACAAGAATAATGATCGGCGCAACAAAATCCTTTGAGGCAGAACCCGGCTCTATCAGGGGAGACTTTGGACTAGGATTTAGCGAAAACATCATTCATGCATCCGATTCGCAAGAAAGCTATAATCACGAATCAAAGGTAGCTTTTGAGTGA
- a CDS encoding 50S ribosomal protein L24e, whose protein sequence is MSLLVKPCSFCDRPVAKGSGTMYAKNDGSILWFCSSKCKKNALVLKRDPRKLKWTKKHVKGGIRKN, encoded by the coding sequence ATGAGTCTTTTAGTCAAACCATGTAGCTTCTGTGACCGACCCGTAGCCAAAGGTTCCGGTACAATGTATGCTAAAAACGATGGAAGTATTTTGTGGTTTTGTTCTTCAAAATGCAAGAAAAATGCACTAGTCCTTAAGCGTGATCCAAGAAAACTAAAGTGGACCAAAAAGCACGTCAAAGGTGGAATTAGAAAGAATTAG